From Helicobacter canis:
AGAGGTGATAAAGACTGCGCGGCTATGGCACGATACAAAGGGGAGGAGATTTATGAGTAGCATTGCACAAGCCTTTAGCAAAGCAAAGGCATTTATCCCATTTATCACTTGTGGCGATCCTAATTTAGCATTTAGCGAGAAAGCCATTTATACACTTGCAGAAAATGGCGCAGATATTATTGAGCTAGGCATACCATTTTCAGATCCGGTGGCAGAAGGTGGCGTGATACAAAAAGCCACCGCACGCGCGCTAGAGTCTGGCACAAGCGTGGAAGATGTCTTTAGACTTGTGGCAAAAGTGCGCACCAAAAGCGGTGTGCCGCTTGTGCTTATGACCTATGCCAATATTGTGTTTTCTTATGGAAGCAAGGAGTTTTTTGCTAAGGCTAGGGAGCTTGGGGTAAATGGCGTGATACTCCCAGATGTGCCCTATGAAGAGAGGGAGGAGTTCGCGCGATTTGCTCAAGGAATAGATCTAATCCCACTAATCGCCCCCACAAGCAATGACCGCATAGCAATGCTGGCTACAAATGCGCAAGGCTTCATCTACTGCGTCTCTTCGCTAGGCGTTACAGGGGTGCGTGAGAATATCCCAAGCAATGAATCCATCATCGCACGCATTAAGCAAGCAAGCTCTACTCCCGTGGCAGTGGGCTTTGGGATCTCTACGCCAGATCAAGTTAAGGAGATAGCACGCTATGCTGATGGCGTGATCATCGGCAGTGCGGTAGTGAGTATCTGCGCGCTTAATGAGAGCGAAGAAGTGCGATTACAAAAGCTTGGTGCGTATGCAAGGGAGATACGAGCTGCGCTAGATTCTGCGGGCTAACAAAAGTGGATTCTAGGGGGTTTGATTAAAGGGGCGATTTTGGGGGGTTGGGGGCTGGCTTTTGGGGTGATATGCTCGCGTGTGTAGCTTAGTTTTGGCACACTTTGGCACAATCTGGCACAGCTTTCAAATAACACGACCTAACGATCGGCGCAAATTGTAGCGCAAAATCGCGCCATTTTTGCAAACTTTTTGCAAATCTTGCAATCCCCCTTACTAAAGTCCTTACCAAAGCTCGCGCCAAAGCTCTCCCGCGCCCTTGCCCACGCACTTTGCACACCCTAGAATCCGCCCGCACCACCACGCCCTAAAGATAAATCCGCCCTAGCGATTTGCATTTTTGCATTTTGCACTCGGTCCAATTTTCACGCAACGCCGCGCAATTTACCACCAAAATCGCCCCCTTTAAAATACTAAAGGCTTCTATCCTTTCTCCCAAGCAAGCTCGCTCGCCTTGCTCTCTTGTGTGGGGGGGTGTGGCTTTGGCGTGTGGCGTAAAATGTGGTGTAAAATGTGGGCGTGTGAGTAATGCGCCGCGGCGGTGTGGATCGCTAGGCAAAGTGTAAAATGTGGCGCGGATTCTAGGATTTGACTCTGTGGGGGGGGGGGGGTAGAATCATCGACACGACTTTAAGCTTTGGGGTTAGAATCCGCTTTTGGTGTTTGTGGGTGTGGGGCTTGATTTGTGGATCGCCGCGCCGCTATCGCGGCTCGCGATGACAGGAGGCTGGTGTGTCTTTATGGATCGCCACGCGGTGCAAGCACCGCTCGCGATGACAGAAAAACGAGAAACGCCCCAAACTAAACACGGCGCAGGATTCTAGGATTTGCGATGAGAAACCTTTGCTTTGCAAGGCGAGCGCGGAGATAAGGCTGGTCGCCTATCGCACAAGCGAGCCGCAGCAATCAAAGGTTTATCGCGCAAAGACAGAATCCTTTGTAGCTCCTACTCATCCCCCTTGCTACTTAGTCCTAAGCTCTCTATCTTATCAAGCTTCTTTTTTATATCTTCTTCTATCTCTTTGTTTATGTTCTCATACTCTTTGTTTAGACTTCGCTCTTTGTAGGGGGTAATCTCTATCTTGCCTGTCCCCCCTCTCATATCCTTTTTCACGCTTGACATACTATTTTTCATCACTTCTAGGATATAGTCTCTATCCCAGTTTGTGTAGCGGGCAAGGGAGTCTATGTAGCTCTCTTGCAGTCGTTCATACTTCAGCCAAAGTTCTACATTCTTTGCCACGCTTACTACAAGTAGTAGTATAAACACCGCGCGGAATATCTTATACCCTAAGCTTAAGCCTCCGCGCTTATCTAAGTCTTGTGTGAATTCTGCCTTAGCCTTGTCCATTGTGTTTATCCTTTTTGGTATATTTGCTATCCACTTCATCAGTGGTTCTTGCACCTTTGAGAGCGATTACCTTTTGCACTATCTCTATCGCCCTATCCACGCCAAAGAAGCCTACCGCACAAGCAATTGCTACTTTGGCAAGGTAGGGTATATCCGTAGCACTAAGTATCCCATACATCACGATTGTGATAAACGCACTTGTTATAATTGATTTAAACGCATAAAACTTCGTGGGCTGCTCTGTCTTATCGCTGAAAAATGCCACCAATCCACTGCATAGCCCTATGATAAACACAGGCACAAGCTCTAGGTATGCTGGCAAATTTGGGAACAACTCTACTAAATAATCCATTGTATCATCTCCACTATCTCTGCTACTACAAGGCACAGCCCTATGCTCACTGCTCCCCAAAAGATTTTATGCAGTGTTTTATACAGCTTTATAAGCTTTTTATCCCTAGTAGTCTCACTCTCGCAGTAGTATCGCCCTATGAGCCACCAGCGGAAAAGAAACTTATATGACCTTAGCCTTTTTCTTGCACTCTCTCTTGCACCTTGCTCTTTATAAAGGTAGCGTATAAACACCCCTACACTTACCACAAATGCCAGCACAAATACTAGTAGTAAATACCCTTGCAAGCTCATTGCCCATCTCCTTTGCAAAATTCTAAATCTCTCTCTAGTAGCTCGGTGTATTTCAGTATCTCTGCGACATCTTCACTGACACTAGATTCCTTGCTAGGCATAGGCTTTGGTATATCCTTAGTCTTGCACTTTGTGGGGATATACACGGCTTCACGCTTTGTTATATCCGCACACGCGATTACATTGATAAGCACGACTAGCAGCATTGCTAGCCCTACTACAAAGCCCCATACCTTAGCAAGTATTCTCATTTCTTGCTAGCCTTTTTAATCTCCACTAAATCCTTAGTGATATACTCTAGGGCTTCTTTTAGCCCAGCGATTTCATCGGCGTTTAGCTTTGTCTTATTAGCTAATGCTTCAGTCGCTTCTGTTAGCTTCTCTTGGGTGCTAGTGATTAGCTTTAGTGTTCCAGTGGTATCGCCTAGCCATCTTGCTAATTGCGCTAGTTGCGCTTGCGTGCTTACATATCTTTCTAGCTCTAAATCCTTGTCGATTCCTAGCCATTTTTGTAGTAGTCTTTTCATTGTGTCTCCTTTGTGTTGGTTTGGATTACCTTAACCCTTGTGGCTTTGGTGGCTCGTATGCTTTGCTATGACTGTTTAGCACTTCATCGCTGGGCATTACATTGCACACTTTAAAGTCGCAAGGGCTTAGGACTACTTCGCCTTTATCCTTGCGTGCGGCAGAGCAGTTAAACTCTTTATCGCAATGCTTGTAAGTCGCTAGCGTGTGGATAAAAAAGCCTATAAGAAAAAAGGTTATAAAAGTAACTACCACTAGCCCTAAGTCTTGTAAATGTTTCATTTTTTAGCCTTTGCCTTGTCTTTACTCTGTGCTTGTCGCTCGCGCATTTTTTCTAGCATTTTTATAATGCGCTTGTTGGTAGTCTTTAGTGGTTTGCTCATTGAATCTCTTTAACCACTAGTCTAAAGTTTTCAATGCCGTGTTTCTCAAATAGCAAGAACAAATCATTTACACATCTAGTGCTATCACTACAAGTTCCATTGCCATTATCTACATAATTGACAAGAATACACGCGAGGGTATCGTGAGGCGAATTCCCGCTATGAATAAGCACACGCCTAGAAGCAAAGCTTGGCAACTCTTTTGTCTTTAACCACACAGCTACATTTCTACCATTCTTTGCTTTCCATTTTGGATATGCTTTTGCAGTAGCACCATTTGTGCTAGAGTCTGTCCATTCTAGGTAATACTCTCTTGCCACTATGCGCTTATCTTGGTTTGGTGTATCGGTAGATTCTCCGCCGTTCTCGCAAGTAACGCAAGCAAAGATATTAGCACCACTCTCATCGGTGATTGTAAGCTCGCCGATTGTGCTAGGCTCTGTTTTATACACTCGCCCTGTTTTAGCGTTTGGTGGTTTTTGCACGCTAGCGTATTCTTTCTTGCGTTGTAGGGTGATTGTTAGCATTTCTATCCTTTCTCGCGTTGTCTTTTGCGCGCTTTTGCTAGATTCTACGGCGCGGGCTTGCTCATTTACGCCGAGTAAAATCCCTGCGCCCGCGCCTTGAAAGCTAGCAAAATCATCGCAAAATACTGCCGCTTGCGTGTGTGGTTAGAAAACGCGATTTCTTGCGTTTCTCTTTTTTGTCATCGCGAGCTTTGCGACAGCAAAGCGTGGCGATCCATTAAAACGCGATTATTCCTAGAATCCGCTTTTTTAAAAAGGGGTAAAGCTAGGCGATATTTGGGCTATGCTTTGATAAATGGCGTGATAAACGCTCTTTTTTCACGGCTAGCATTTGTGATAGCCCTTAGCTTATCGCACTCTTTTTCATACAGCTTTGTGTAGAAGCCCACGCGATCAAGGTTGCTAGCATTGGTCTCTATCTCAAGCACGATCACCAAAGCCCCCAGCACCAAAGCCCTGTGATAGAGCGGGTCTAGGATCACTTCCCTTTCATTTGTGTCGGTGTTTGCCCAGATCTCTAGCACGCCGCTAGTAAAGGGGGCGATCGTGTAAGCCCTAGGGCTTAAGGCTATAAGCGTGGGGGAGCTTGGCGGGTGCTTTAGGGCTTGGGTGTAGCTTTTTAGATCGCACGCCTTGCCGTTAAACTTCGCGTGGATTATCTCTAGCACGGGGGCTTCTAGCTCTAGTGTGCTATCTCTCTCCCCTAGCTCTTGCCTAAAATGCCCTATATTTGTGCAAAGCTCATAGATGATCTTGCTTTGGGCTTGTAAGATCACATCGCCTAGCTCTGTATCACTGAAGCTTAGTCGCTCGTAGTCTGTGTCTCGAAGGCGGGAGCGGAGTTGTAGAAGTATGGTTTGCATTTTATTCTCTCTCGGTAGGGAGTGTGAAGCTTAGTGTGCTCTTAGCTTTTTCTGCGCGTTTGTTTGCTTGTGCGCGTTTTTGCACGCGAGCTTCATAGTCATCTTGCATTCCTAGCATTTCTTTGACTTTATCTGCTAGCTTTGCGCCTGTGGTAGATCCGCCGCTTAAGACTTTGCCGATTTGTTGTTTTTGGTTCATTTTTTGCTCCTTTATGGTGTTGTTGTCATTTTTCTCTCACTCGCGAGCCGACTTGTCGGCGTGGCGATCCATAGCTTAAACCTAGAATCCACTTTTGCGTTTTAATGGATCGCC
This genomic window contains:
- a CDS encoding phage holin family protein → MDYLVELFPNLPAYLELVPVFIIGLCSGLVAFFSDKTEQPTKFYAFKSIITSAFITIVMYGILSATDIPYLAKVAIACAVGFFGVDRAIEIVQKVIALKGARTTDEVDSKYTKKDKHNGQG
- a CDS encoding DUF5675 family protein, which produces MLTITLQRKKEYASVQKPPNAKTGRVYKTEPSTIGELTITDESGANIFACVTCENGGESTDTPNQDKRIVAREYYLEWTDSSTNGATAKAYPKWKAKNGRNVAVWLKTKELPSFASRRVLIHSGNSPHDTLACILVNYVDNGNGTCSDSTRCVNDLFLLFEKHGIENFRLVVKEIQ
- the trpA gene encoding tryptophan synthase subunit alpha yields the protein MSSIAQAFSKAKAFIPFITCGDPNLAFSEKAIYTLAENGADIIELGIPFSDPVAEGGVIQKATARALESGTSVEDVFRLVAKVRTKSGVPLVLMTYANIVFSYGSKEFFAKARELGVNGVILPDVPYEEREEFARFAQGIDLIPLIAPTSNDRIAMLATNAQGFIYCVSSLGVTGVRENIPSNESIIARIKQASSTPVAVGFGISTPDQVKEIARYADGVIIGSAVVSICALNESEEVRLQKLGAYAREIRAALDSAG